One region of Oryza sativa Japonica Group chromosome 10, ASM3414082v1 genomic DNA includes:
- the LOC4348637 gene encoding uncharacterized protein has product MRAAAAPDPSPAPARSMLKRLFDRQLLRVSPAERIVAVGGGEKDEVEPSSVCLDGMVRSFLEDGSGVGAAVERAGGHGARRCNCFHGGGSSDDDDDEDDAAASSDVAETIKGLVHCATLRERNLLADVCGHVERHRAGGARRRELLGLVAASLRAAGHDAAVCVSRWDKSPTHPAGEHAYVDVLLPPASDRGARERVLVDVDFRSAFEVARPTKAYRALLQRLPAVFVGKDDRLRLLVAASADAARASLRKRGLHLPPWRKPEYMRAKWLSPYDREPAPPDEASASAAAAEVAGEEAPAAA; this is encoded by the exons atgagggccgccgccgcccccgatccgtccccggcgccggcgaggtcgatgCTGAAGCGGCTGTTCGATCGCCAGCTGCTGCGCGTCTCCCCCGCCGAGCGGATTGTGGCGGTGGGCGGGGGGGAGAAGGATGAGGTGGAGCCGAGCTCCGTGTGCCTGGATGGCATGGTGCGCAGCTTCTTGGAGGACGGgagcggcgtgggcgcggctgTCGAGCGGgctggcggccatggcgcgcggcgcTGCAACTGCTTCCATGGCGGCGGgagctccgacgacgacgacgacgaggacgacgccgccgcgtcctccgaCGTCGCCGAGACGATCAAG GGGCTCGTGCACTGCGCCACGCTCCGGGAGCGCAACCTCCTCGCCGACGTCTGCGGCCACGTGGAGCGGCACCGGGCGGGCGGGGCAAGGAGGCGGGAGCTCCTCGGCCTGGTGGCGGCGTCGCTCCGCGCGGCGGGGCACGACGCCGCCGTGTGCGTCTCCCGCTGGGACAAGTCCCCCACCCACCCCGCCGGCGAGCACGCCTACGTCGACGtgctcctcccgccggcctccgaccgcggcgcgcgcgagcgcgTCCTGGTCGACGTCGACTTCCGCTCCGCCTTCGAGGTCGCCCGCCCCACCAAGGCCTACCGCGCGCTGCTGCAGCGCCTCCCCGCGGTGTTCGTCGGCAAGGacgaccgcctccgcctcctcgtcgccgcctccgccgacgccgcgcgcgcCAGCCTCAGGAAGCGCGGCCTCCACCTCCCGCCATGGCGCAAGCCCGAGTACATGCGCGCCAAGTGGCTGTCCCCCTACGACCGCGAGCCAGCGCCGCCCGACgaggcctccgcctccgccgccgcggccgaggtCGCTGGAGAGgaagcccccgccgccgcgtaa